The sequence GATGCCCGAACTGCGGGCGATCGTCGAACTGTGCCGCGCGCTGCGGTCGGTGGCGGAGATCTCCGCACTGCTGCGGATACCGCTCGGTGTCGTCCGGGTCCTGATCAGCGACCTGGCCGACCAGGGAAGAATTCGCGTGTACGGCACCGGGTACGGTCCCGGTGGACCCGATCGCGCGCTGCTCGAAAGGGTGCTCAGTGGACTTCGCAGGCTTTGACCAGCAGGAGGGCTTGCGGGACTGGCAGACCACGCGCGACCGCGCACCGGTCTCCACGAAGATCGTCGTCGCCGGCGGTTTCGGCGTGGGCAAGACCACGTTCGTGGGCTCCGTCTCGGAGATCACCCCGCTGACCACCGAGTCGGTCATGACCCAGGCGAGCGAGGCGCTGGACGACCTGGCGGCCACGCCGGAGAAGACCACCACCACGGTCGCGATGGACTTCGGCCGGATCACGCTCGACCGGGACCTGGTGCTCTACGTCTTCGGCACGCCGGGCCAGCAGCGGTTCTGGTTCATGTGGGACGACCTGGTGCGCGGTGCGATAGGAGCGGTGGTGCTCGCCGACACCCGGCGGCTGGCGGACTGCTTCCCCGCGCTGGACTACTTCGAGAGCACCGGTCTGCCCTACACCGTGGCGGTCAACCAGTTCGAGGGCACCGCGGCCTACGGCCCCGACGACGTGCGCGACGCGCTGGCCGTGCCGCACCACATCCCGGTCCTGGTCATCGACGCCCGCGAGCGGCGCTCCGTGGTCGACGCGCTGCTCGCGCTGGTCACGCACGCGATGGCCGAGCAGCCGCTGTGATCTGACGCCGCGGAGGTCCGGACGGCGGGTCAGGACCGCGAGCCCGGACGGCGGGTGAGGCGGGGCGGGCCCGGGCGGCAGGCCCGGACCCTGTGGCCGCGCGGCCCGGGCCGGTAGGTTGCCGTGCGGACGGGTACGGGTGTGTGCACGTCAGTCGGACAGCGAAGAAGCGAGCGAGTCGCCATGCGCAGCATTCTCATCGTCGGAGCCGGTCAGGCCGGGCTCCAACTCGCCCTGGGGCTACAGGCGCGGGGCTACGGCGTGACCGTCATGACCAACCGCACCGCGGACGAGATACGCACCGGCCGGGTGATGTCCACGCAGTGCATGTTCGCCGGCTCGCTGGCCCACGAGCACGACCTCGATATCGACTTCTGGCATCAACAGGCCCCGGACGTCAACGGGTTGGGTGTCTCGGTGACCGCCCCCGACGGCACCCGCGCGATCGACTGGCTCGGCCGGCTCGACGGCACCGCCCAGTCGGTGGACCAGCGGGTGAAGATGTCCGGCTGGCTGGAGACGTTCGCCGAGCGCGGCGGCAAGGTGGTCGTGCACGGCGCCGCCGTCTCCGACCTGGACTACTTCGCCCGCGCCTACGACCTGGTGCTGGTCGCCGCGGGCAAGGGCGAGTTGGTGTCGATGTTCGGCCGGGACGCGGACCGCTCGCCGTACGACGCCCCGCAGCGCGCGCTCGCGGTCGCCTATGTGCACGGTCTCGGACCCCGGCCGGAGCACCCCGAGGTGCGGGCGGTGCGCTGCAACCTGGTTCCGGGCATCGGCGAGTTCTTCGTGATCCCCGCGCTGACCACCTCCGGGCCCTGCGACATCCTCTTCTGGGAGGCCCTCCCGGGCGGTCCCGCGGACGTCTTCGCGGGCGTCAAGGACCCCGCGGAGCACCTGCGGCTCACCCTCGACCTGATGCGGCGCTACGTCCCGTGGGAGCACGCCCGCGCCACCGGCGTCGAACTCACCGACGCCGGCGGCACCCTGTCCGGCCGCTTCGCCCCGACCGTGCGCCGCCCGATCGGCGAACTGCCCTCCGGCGGGCTCACGTTGGGCGTCGCCGACGTCGTGGTCGCCAACGACCCGGTCACCGGCCAGGGTTCCAACAACGCGTCCCGGTGCGCGGCGATCTACCTGGAGCGGATCACCGCGCACGGCGACCGCCCGTTCGACCGCGCCTGGATGCAGGCCACCTTCGACCGGTACTGGGAGGCGGCGGCGCCGGTCACCAAGTGGACCAACGCGATGCTGGCGCCGCCCCCCGAGCACGTCCTCGGCCTGATCGGCGCGGCCGGTGAACTCCAGCCCGTCGCCGACCGGTTCGCCAACGGCTTCGACAACCCGGCCGACTTCGAGCAGTGGTTCTACGACCCGAAGCTCGCGCAGGGCTACCTCGCGCGGGTCGGCACGTCGGCAGCGGCGGGCGGACCCGGCGAACAGGGCTGAGCCGGCGGCTACTTCGCCGACTCACCGCCGTCCGAGGAGTCCTTG comes from Streptomyces sp. NBC_00448 and encodes:
- a CDS encoding GTP-binding protein, with translation MDFAGFDQQEGLRDWQTTRDRAPVSTKIVVAGGFGVGKTTFVGSVSEITPLTTESVMTQASEALDDLAATPEKTTTTVAMDFGRITLDRDLVLYVFGTPGQQRFWFMWDDLVRGAIGAVVLADTRRLADCFPALDYFESTGLPYTVAVNQFEGTAAYGPDDVRDALAVPHHIPVLVIDARERRSVVDALLALVTHAMAEQPL
- a CDS encoding DUF742 domain-containing protein; the encoded protein is MRPYVLTGGRTRSEHVLLVETFVATIEHPDEQPALTRGDWAERVMPELRAIVELCRALRSVAEISALLRIPLGVVRVLISDLADQGRIRVYGTGYGPGGPDRALLERVLSGLRRL
- a CDS encoding styrene monooxygenase/indole monooxygenase family protein; this encodes MRSILIVGAGQAGLQLALGLQARGYGVTVMTNRTADEIRTGRVMSTQCMFAGSLAHEHDLDIDFWHQQAPDVNGLGVSVTAPDGTRAIDWLGRLDGTAQSVDQRVKMSGWLETFAERGGKVVVHGAAVSDLDYFARAYDLVLVAAGKGELVSMFGRDADRSPYDAPQRALAVAYVHGLGPRPEHPEVRAVRCNLVPGIGEFFVIPALTTSGPCDILFWEALPGGPADVFAGVKDPAEHLRLTLDLMRRYVPWEHARATGVELTDAGGTLSGRFAPTVRRPIGELPSGGLTLGVADVVVANDPVTGQGSNNASRCAAIYLERITAHGDRPFDRAWMQATFDRYWEAAAPVTKWTNAMLAPPPEHVLGLIGAAGELQPVADRFANGFDNPADFEQWFYDPKLAQGYLARVGTSAAAGGPGEQG